The proteins below are encoded in one region of Tomitella fengzijianii:
- a CDS encoding L-threonylcarbamoyladenylate synthase — MNTVFDCADPASRAAGIDAAASALRSGRLVVMPTDTVYGLGCDAFDGDAVASLLRAKGRGRDMPVPVLVGSWSTIDGLVYSVSDQARSLIRAFWPGGLSLVVRQAPSLGWDLGDAHGTVMLRMPLHPVAIDLLRSVGPLAVSSANISGRPPSTTMEDAKAQLGSAVEVFLDGGRCEQGVPSTIVDVSGAAPRILREGAVTAESVADVVGVSVEDLRS; from the coding sequence GTGAACACTGTTTTCGACTGTGCGGATCCTGCGTCACGGGCGGCCGGGATCGATGCGGCCGCATCGGCATTGCGTTCCGGCCGGCTGGTGGTGATGCCGACGGACACGGTCTACGGCCTCGGCTGCGACGCGTTCGACGGCGATGCGGTGGCGTCCCTTCTCCGCGCCAAAGGACGCGGGCGTGACATGCCCGTTCCGGTGCTGGTCGGTTCGTGGTCGACCATCGACGGACTCGTCTACAGCGTCTCGGATCAGGCTCGCAGCCTGATCCGCGCGTTCTGGCCGGGCGGGCTGAGCCTGGTCGTCCGGCAGGCCCCCTCGCTCGGGTGGGACCTGGGCGACGCCCACGGCACCGTGATGCTCCGGATGCCGTTGCATCCGGTCGCCATCGACCTGCTGCGCTCGGTGGGCCCGCTTGCCGTGTCGAGCGCCAACATCTCCGGCCGCCCGCCCAGCACCACCATGGAGGACGCCAAGGCGCAGCTGGGCTCCGCGGTCGAGGTCTTCCTGGACGGCGGTCGCTGCGAGCAGGGCGTCCCGTCGACGATCGTCGACGTCAGCGGTGCGGCCCCGCGCATTCTGCGTGAAGGGGCGGTGACTGCGGAATCGGTGGCGGACGTCGTGGGCGTCTCCGTCGAGGACCTGCGGTCCTGA
- a CDS encoding glycosyltransferase family 4 protein has protein sequence MPGSSDTAVHLVAQAAGGLGVPVRELGLLVLASAVITFLITGVVRVLAVRFGAMAIPRQRDVHATPVPRLGGVGMYLGIVISFGLASQLPALTRGFEFGTDVVAVIVAGAVIVIVGAIDDTWGLDALTKFVGQVTAAGVMVVFGLTWFLLFLPWGGGVTVVLDQLQAGTLTVLVTVVMINAVNFIDGLDGLAAGVGLIAAAAVCLFSVSLLRDQGGDVSAYPPAMIAAALGGACLGFLPHNFHRARIFMGDSGSMLIGLMLAAASTSASGRIGLAAYGTKDLLALLSPVLVVGAIMFIPFLDLLLAVVRRTRAGRSPFSPDKMHLHHRLLQIGHSHRRVVLLLYLWTISLAFLAVGPALLEIAVVIPVAAGLFLVAIAATVVPRLRS, from the coding sequence GTGCCGGGGTCGTCGGACACGGCAGTGCACCTGGTCGCTCAGGCAGCGGGCGGTCTGGGCGTGCCGGTGCGCGAGCTCGGCTTGCTGGTCCTGGCGAGCGCCGTGATCACGTTCCTGATCACCGGCGTGGTCCGTGTTCTCGCAGTACGGTTCGGAGCGATGGCCATCCCGCGGCAACGCGACGTCCACGCGACGCCCGTTCCGCGGCTCGGTGGCGTCGGAATGTATCTCGGGATCGTCATCTCGTTCGGGCTTGCGAGTCAGCTGCCTGCGCTGACGCGCGGTTTCGAGTTCGGCACCGACGTCGTCGCCGTCATCGTGGCCGGAGCGGTCATCGTGATCGTCGGCGCCATCGACGACACGTGGGGACTCGACGCGCTGACGAAGTTCGTCGGACAGGTCACCGCCGCCGGGGTCATGGTCGTCTTCGGTTTGACATGGTTCCTGTTGTTCCTGCCCTGGGGCGGGGGAGTGACCGTGGTTCTCGACCAGCTCCAGGCCGGCACGCTCACAGTCCTCGTCACTGTGGTGATGATCAATGCGGTGAACTTCATCGACGGGCTCGACGGCCTTGCCGCGGGGGTCGGGCTGATCGCGGCCGCCGCGGTCTGTCTGTTCTCCGTCAGCCTGTTGCGGGACCAGGGCGGAGACGTCAGCGCCTATCCGCCTGCGATGATCGCAGCCGCCTTGGGCGGCGCCTGCCTGGGATTCCTGCCGCACAACTTCCATCGCGCGCGGATATTCATGGGGGATTCCGGGTCGATGCTCATCGGATTGATGCTCGCGGCCGCGTCGACGAGTGCATCGGGTCGTATCGGCCTGGCCGCCTACGGGACCAAAGACCTTTTGGCCCTGCTCTCGCCGGTGCTCGTGGTGGGGGCGATCATGTTCATCCCGTTCCTCGACCTGCTGCTGGCGGTCGTGCGCCGCACGCGGGCGGGACGCAGCCCGTTCAGCCCCGACAAGATGCATCTGCATCACCGGCTGCTGCAGATCGGGCATTCGCACCGCCGGGTGGTGCTCCTGCTCTACTTGTGGACCATCTCGCTGGCTTTCCTGGCGGTCGGTCCCGCCCTGCTGGAGATCGCGGTGGTGATACCCGTGGCGGCCGGGCTGTTCCTGGTGGCGATCGCGGCCACGGTGGTGCCACGGTTGCGATCGTGA
- the atpB gene encoding F0F1 ATP synthase subunit A, whose protein sequence is MSFFDYGEFHPPELQEEFFPGPLLFGDTPFEIDRLIMVRLIMTAALLIFFYLGLRRARIVPRGLQNAVEYLMDFVRIYVGEEILGKEQAKRFMPLLMTIFFMVLALNLSSIIPFLNISSNGLIGPPLVLAVVAYVAFNYAGIKKYGFFRFFKSTVVIPNVPWPLLLLLVPIEFVSTFILRPFTLTIRLMANMLSGHILLVLFFGATQFFFFGEAVGWMRPFGAASLLVGFAFTAFELLVIVLQAYIFVLLTAVYIDLALHAEEH, encoded by the coding sequence ATGAGCTTCTTTGACTACGGAGAATTCCACCCGCCGGAGCTGCAGGAAGAGTTCTTCCCCGGGCCGCTGTTGTTCGGTGACACCCCGTTCGAGATCGACCGGCTGATCATGGTGCGTCTGATCATGACGGCCGCGCTGTTGATCTTCTTCTACCTGGGCTTGCGGCGGGCGCGCATCGTCCCCCGCGGACTGCAGAACGCCGTTGAGTATCTGATGGACTTCGTCCGGATCTACGTGGGCGAGGAGATTCTGGGCAAGGAGCAGGCCAAGCGGTTCATGCCGCTGCTCATGACCATCTTCTTCATGGTCTTGGCGTTGAACCTGTCTTCCATCATCCCCTTCCTCAACATCTCGTCCAACGGCCTGATCGGTCCGCCGTTGGTGCTCGCCGTGGTGGCCTACGTCGCCTTCAACTACGCCGGCATAAAAAAGTACGGCTTCTTCCGCTTTTTCAAGTCGACGGTCGTGATCCCCAACGTTCCGTGGCCGCTGCTGCTCCTGCTGGTGCCGATCGAGTTCGTCTCGACGTTCATCCTCCGGCCGTTCACGCTGACGATCCGTCTTATGGCGAACATGCTCTCCGGGCACATCCTGCTCGTGCTGTTCTTCGGAGCCACGCAGTTCTTCTTCTTCGGCGAGGCAGTGGGCTGGATGCGCCCCTTCGGCGCCGCATCCCTGCTGGTGGGCTTCGCTTTCACGGCCTTCGAACTGCTGGTGATCGTCCTGCAGGCGTACATCTTCGTGTTGCTGACGGCGGTGTACATCGACCTTGCCCTGCATGCTGAAGAGCATTGA
- a CDS encoding ATP synthase F0 subunit C, with translation MSVAQQAVEFLAADEMKFTGLGAVGYGLAAIGPGIGIGIVVGKAIEGMARQPEMSGQIRTTMFLGIAFTEALALIGIVTGFIF, from the coding sequence ATGAGCGTTGCGCAGCAGGCTGTCGAGTTCCTGGCGGCTGATGAAATGAAGTTCACGGGCCTCGGCGCAGTCGGCTACGGCCTGGCGGCCATCGGCCCCGGTATCGGCATCGGCATCGTCGTCGGCAAGGCCATCGAGGGCATGGCGCGGCAGCCGGAGATGTCCGGCCAGATCCGCACCACGATGTTCCTCGGCATCGCCTTCACCGAGGCGCTGGCGCTCATCGGCATCGTCACCGGCTTCATCTTCTAG
- a CDS encoding F0F1 ATP synthase subunit B: MSTHLAVLAAEESDHNPIIPTAYDIVWSIVVLIIIGFFFWKFALPAYRKVMDERSEKIEGGIARAEEAQAKAQSALEQYTAQLTEARVEASRIREDAQDQGKQIIAEMKTKAQEESDRIVAAGSSQLAAQRQQIVAELRGDLGRTAVDLSEKIIGESLSDEVKRASTIDRFLNELDSVDAGAADKVGR; this comes from the coding sequence CTGAGCACCCATCTGGCCGTACTAGCGGCCGAGGAATCGGACCACAACCCGATCATTCCGACGGCGTACGACATCGTCTGGTCGATCGTCGTACTCATCATCATCGGCTTCTTCTTCTGGAAGTTCGCGCTTCCGGCCTACCGCAAGGTGATGGATGAGCGCTCCGAGAAGATCGAAGGCGGCATCGCTCGCGCCGAGGAGGCGCAGGCGAAGGCGCAGTCCGCGCTCGAGCAGTACACCGCCCAGCTCACCGAGGCGCGTGTCGAGGCGTCCCGTATCCGCGAGGATGCGCAGGACCAAGGCAAGCAGATCATCGCGGAGATGAAGACCAAGGCGCAGGAGGAAAGCGACCGCATCGTCGCCGCCGGCAGCAGTCAGCTCGCAGCGCAGCGCCAGCAGATCGTCGCCGAACTGCGCGGGGATCTCGGTCGCACCGCTGTGGACCTCTCCGAGAAGATCATCGGCGAATCGCTGTCCGACGAGGTCAAGCGTGCCAGCACCATCGACCGATTCCTGAACGAGCTGGATTCCGTCGATGCGGGGGCCGCGGACAAGGTGGGCCGGTGA
- a CDS encoding F0F1 ATP synthase subunit delta: protein MYAASREAMSAARASLQAELSSTTDGTGAAQIGADLFLVVDVLTAERSLRGLLSDPSAEQSARERLADTVFGERVGAGAQKVLRSAVNQQWSSARDLVDSIELLGREALLVSADQQGRLALVEDELFRLGRIVAGNPELEIALTDRTADPERKRQLISRLLYGKVSSVTEALATQGVGRLSGPPAALFDTLSNMAAERRDQAVAHVRSATPMTELQQQNLVDSLSRLYDRRVTVHVEVDPTLLSGVVVRVGDEVIDGSGAGRLASVRKSIG from the coding sequence ATGTACGCGGCAAGCCGTGAGGCCATGTCGGCCGCACGGGCATCGCTGCAGGCCGAGCTGTCCTCGACGACGGACGGGACAGGTGCCGCGCAAATAGGCGCGGACCTGTTCCTGGTGGTCGACGTACTGACTGCGGAGCGGAGCCTGCGTGGCCTGCTTTCCGATCCGTCCGCGGAGCAGTCCGCGCGTGAACGCCTCGCTGACACCGTGTTCGGCGAGCGGGTCGGCGCAGGCGCGCAGAAGGTGCTGCGCAGTGCTGTGAACCAGCAGTGGTCGTCCGCACGTGACCTGGTCGATTCCATCGAACTGCTCGGTCGTGAGGCTCTCCTGGTCTCGGCGGATCAGCAGGGGCGACTGGCACTGGTCGAGGACGAGCTTTTCAGGCTGGGGCGGATCGTCGCCGGCAACCCGGAGCTGGAGATCGCGTTGACGGACCGCACCGCGGATCCGGAGCGCAAGCGGCAGCTGATCTCCCGACTGCTCTACGGCAAGGTCTCGTCGGTCACCGAAGCGCTCGCGACGCAGGGCGTCGGCCGTCTGAGCGGTCCGCCGGCGGCACTGTTCGACACGCTGTCGAACATGGCTGCAGAGCGCCGCGACCAGGCGGTCGCACACGTCCGCAGTGCGACCCCGATGACGGAGTTGCAGCAGCAGAATCTCGTCGACTCCCTGTCGCGGCTGTACGACCGGCGCGTCACGGTTCACGTCGAGGTAGATCCCACGTTGCTGTCGGGCGTGGTCGTCCGGGTCGGTGACGAGGTCATCGACGGCAGTGGCGCCGGCAGGCTGGCGAGCGTCCGCAAGTCCATCGGCTGA
- the atpA gene encoding F0F1 ATP synthase subunit alpha produces MAELTISSDEIRSAIENYTASYSPEASREEVGVVTDTSDGIAHISGLPSAMSNELLEFPGGVQGVALNLEAREVGAVILGEFAGIAEGQEVRRTGEVLSVPVGDGYLGRVVNPLGQPIDGLGDIASEGDRALELQAASVLERQPVEEPLQTGMMAVDAMTPIGRGQRQLVIGDRKTGKTAVCIDSILNQKANWDSGDPAKQVRCIYVAVGQKGSTIAGVKSALEENGAMEYTTIVAAPASDSAGFKWLAPYTGSAIGQHWMYGGKHVLVVFDDLTKQAEAYRAISLLLRRPPGREAYPGDVFYLHSRLLERCAKLNDELGGGSMTGLPIIETKAGDVSAYVPTNVISITDGQVFLDSDLFNRGVRPAIDVGISVSRVGGAAQTKGMKKVAGSLRLDLAQYRELEAFSAFASDLDAASKAQLDRGARLVELLKQDQYRPVTVEDQIVTIFLASEGKFDSVPVEDIRRFVADLLDDLHRNAGGAFGSIAGGTVLGDDAAAEFVAATDRFKQGFLASDGSRVVNEAEADSLAPDAVDQETVTVNRKTVTR; encoded by the coding sequence ATGGCGGAGCTGACGATCTCCTCCGACGAGATCCGTAGCGCGATCGAGAACTACACCGCGAGCTACTCCCCGGAGGCCTCCCGCGAGGAGGTCGGCGTGGTCACGGACACCAGCGACGGCATTGCGCACATCAGCGGCCTGCCGTCGGCGATGTCGAATGAGCTGCTGGAATTCCCCGGGGGCGTGCAGGGCGTCGCGCTCAACCTGGAGGCGCGCGAGGTCGGCGCTGTCATCCTGGGCGAGTTCGCCGGTATCGCCGAGGGTCAGGAAGTCCGGCGCACCGGCGAGGTCCTTTCCGTGCCGGTCGGCGACGGGTACCTGGGCCGCGTGGTGAACCCGCTCGGTCAGCCGATCGACGGCCTCGGCGACATCGCGTCCGAGGGCGACCGCGCGCTCGAGCTGCAGGCCGCATCGGTGCTCGAGCGCCAGCCGGTGGAGGAGCCGCTGCAGACGGGCATGATGGCCGTCGACGCGATGACGCCGATCGGACGCGGGCAGCGTCAGCTCGTGATCGGTGACCGCAAGACCGGAAAGACCGCGGTCTGCATCGACTCGATCCTGAACCAGAAGGCCAACTGGGACTCCGGGGACCCCGCGAAGCAGGTGCGTTGCATCTACGTCGCGGTCGGGCAGAAGGGCTCCACGATCGCCGGCGTCAAGTCCGCGCTCGAGGAGAACGGCGCGATGGAATACACCACCATCGTGGCGGCGCCCGCCTCGGATTCGGCCGGCTTCAAGTGGCTCGCCCCCTACACCGGCTCGGCCATCGGCCAGCACTGGATGTACGGCGGCAAGCACGTGCTCGTCGTGTTCGACGACCTCACCAAGCAGGCCGAGGCGTACCGCGCGATCTCGCTGCTGCTGCGCCGCCCGCCGGGCCGCGAGGCGTACCCCGGCGACGTGTTCTACCTGCACTCCCGTCTGCTCGAGCGCTGCGCGAAGCTCAACGACGAGCTGGGCGGCGGGTCGATGACCGGACTGCCGATCATCGAGACCAAGGCCGGCGACGTGTCGGCCTACGTTCCCACCAACGTCATCTCGATCACCGACGGTCAGGTGTTCCTCGACTCCGACCTGTTCAACCGAGGGGTCCGGCCGGCGATCGACGTCGGCATCTCGGTGTCCCGTGTCGGCGGTGCCGCCCAGACCAAGGGCATGAAGAAGGTTGCGGGTTCGCTCCGTCTGGACCTGGCACAGTACCGCGAGCTGGAGGCGTTCTCCGCGTTCGCCTCGGATCTCGACGCGGCCTCGAAGGCGCAGCTGGACCGCGGCGCCCGCCTGGTCGAGCTGCTCAAGCAGGACCAGTACCGCCCCGTCACCGTCGAGGACCAGATCGTGACGATCTTCCTCGCGAGCGAGGGCAAGTTCGACTCCGTCCCGGTCGAGGACATCCGGCGGTTCGTCGCCGATCTGCTGGACGACCTGCACCGCAACGCCGGCGGTGCGTTCGGCTCCATCGCGGGCGGCACCGTCCTGGGCGACGACGCGGCCGCGGAGTTCGTCGCGGCCACCGACCGGTTCAAGCAGGGCTTCCTCGCCTCGGACGGCAGCCGCGTGGTCAACGAGGCCGAAGCCGATTCTCTCGCGCCGGACGCCGTCGATCAGGAGACTGTGACAGTCAACCGCAAGACGGTCACCCGGTGA
- a CDS encoding F0F1 ATP synthase subunit gamma — MANLRELRSRIKSVNSTKKITKAQELIATSRITKAQARVAASKPYSVEITKVLSQLASASAALDHPLLTERAEPKRAAVLVVTSDSGMCGGYNSNVIKEAEELRQLLRSEGKDVVLYVMGGKGIGFYTFRGRELAGSWAGFSQQPRYADTASAGRHLVDMFMAGSGEQVDAPGGEGTLEGVDELHIVYTQFVSMLTQTPQVRRVAPLEVQVHEEIVELGDDLLSDRQQSSDEPGADYDFEPEAEALLSALLPKYVNTRIYAALLDAAASESASRRTAMKAATDNANDLVNVLSREANQARQAQITQEISEIVGGANALAASAGSD; from the coding sequence ATGGCAAACCTGCGCGAGCTACGTTCGCGGATCAAATCGGTCAACTCGACGAAGAAGATCACCAAGGCCCAGGAGCTCATCGCCACTTCGCGCATCACGAAGGCCCAGGCCCGTGTCGCCGCGTCGAAGCCGTACTCGGTGGAGATCACCAAGGTGCTCTCGCAGCTGGCCAGCGCGTCGGCGGCGCTCGATCACCCTCTGCTCACCGAGCGGGCGGAGCCGAAGCGTGCCGCGGTCCTCGTCGTCACCAGCGACAGCGGCATGTGCGGCGGATACAACTCCAACGTCATCAAAGAGGCGGAGGAACTGAGGCAGCTGCTGCGCAGCGAGGGCAAGGACGTCGTCCTCTACGTCATGGGCGGCAAGGGCATCGGCTTCTACACGTTCCGCGGGCGCGAGCTCGCGGGTTCGTGGGCCGGCTTCTCGCAGCAGCCGAGGTACGCGGACACCGCATCCGCCGGGCGTCACCTCGTCGACATGTTCATGGCCGGATCGGGAGAGCAGGTCGACGCACCCGGTGGCGAAGGCACTCTCGAGGGCGTCGACGAGCTGCACATCGTGTACACGCAGTTCGTGTCGATGCTCACCCAGACCCCCCAGGTGCGCCGGGTCGCGCCGCTGGAGGTCCAGGTGCATGAGGAGATCGTCGAGCTCGGTGACGACCTGCTCAGCGACAGGCAGCAGAGCTCGGACGAGCCCGGTGCGGACTACGACTTCGAGCCTGAGGCGGAGGCCCTGCTCTCGGCGCTGCTGCCGAAGTACGTGAACACCCGGATCTACGCCGCACTGCTCGATGCCGCGGCGTCGGAGTCCGCTTCACGCCGCACCGCGATGAAGGCGGCGACCGACAACGCAAACGATCTGGTGAATGTCCTCTCGCGGGAGGCGAACCAGGCACGTCAGGCCCAGATCACCCAGGAAATCAGCGAGATCGTCGGTGGCGCCAACGCGCTGGCCGCGAGCGCAGGAAGTGACTAA
- the atpD gene encoding F0F1 ATP synthase subunit beta, with protein sequence MTAAMTQDSASGTSAAGRVVRVIGPVVDVEFPRGAVPALYNALHADIALESVAKELTLEVAQHLGDSLVRTISMQPTDGLVRGTPVSDTGKPISVPVGDVVKGHVFNALGDCLDAPGTGRDGEQWGIHREPPAFDQLEGKTEILETGIKVIDLLTPYVKGGKIGLFGGAGVGKTVLIQEMITRIAREFSGTSVFAGVGERTREGTDLILEMDEMGVLPDTALVFGQMDEPPGTRMRVALSALTMAEYFRDVQNQDVLLFIDNIFRFTQAGSEVSTLLGRMPSAVGYQPTLADEMGQLQERITSTRGRSITSLQAIYVPADDYTDPAPATTFAHLDATTELSRAITQKGIYPAVDPLTSTSRILEPAIVGDEHYRVAQEVIRILQKYKELQDIIAILGMDELSEEDKVLVGRARRLEKFLGQNFLVAEKFTGMVGSVVSLTDTIEAFDKVTKGEYDHLPEQAFNSCGGLDDVEANAAKIAGK encoded by the coding sequence ATGACCGCAGCAATGACGCAGGACTCCGCGTCCGGCACCTCTGCCGCAGGGCGGGTCGTGCGGGTCATCGGCCCCGTTGTGGACGTCGAGTTCCCCCGCGGTGCCGTGCCGGCCCTCTACAACGCACTGCACGCCGATATCGCGCTGGAGTCGGTCGCCAAGGAACTGACGCTCGAGGTGGCGCAGCATCTGGGCGACAGCCTGGTGCGCACCATTTCGATGCAGCCGACGGACGGGCTCGTCCGCGGCACTCCGGTGTCCGATACCGGCAAGCCGATCTCGGTGCCCGTCGGCGACGTCGTCAAGGGGCACGTGTTCAACGCTCTCGGCGACTGCCTGGACGCGCCCGGAACGGGCCGTGACGGCGAGCAGTGGGGCATCCACCGCGAGCCGCCCGCGTTCGACCAGCTCGAGGGCAAGACCGAGATCCTGGAAACGGGCATCAAGGTCATCGACCTGCTGACCCCCTATGTCAAGGGCGGCAAGATCGGCCTGTTCGGCGGCGCCGGCGTGGGCAAGACGGTGCTCATCCAGGAGATGATCACCCGTATCGCCCGCGAGTTCTCCGGCACCTCGGTGTTCGCGGGCGTCGGTGAGCGTACGCGTGAAGGCACCGACCTCATCCTCGAGATGGATGAGATGGGCGTTCTCCCCGACACCGCCCTGGTGTTCGGTCAGATGGACGAGCCGCCGGGAACGCGTATGCGCGTGGCGTTGTCGGCCCTGACGATGGCGGAGTATTTCCGTGACGTGCAGAACCAGGACGTTCTGCTGTTCATCGACAACATCTTCCGCTTCACGCAGGCCGGCTCGGAGGTTTCCACGCTGCTGGGCCGCATGCCGTCCGCGGTGGGCTACCAGCCCACACTCGCCGATGAGATGGGTCAGCTGCAGGAGCGGATCACCTCGACCCGCGGCCGTTCGATCACCTCGCTGCAGGCCATTTACGTGCCGGCCGACGACTACACGGACCCCGCGCCTGCCACCACGTTCGCCCACCTGGACGCCACCACGGAGCTCTCGCGTGCCATTACGCAGAAGGGCATCTATCCTGCGGTGGACCCGCTGACGTCGACGTCGCGGATCCTGGAGCCGGCGATCGTGGGCGATGAGCACTACCGCGTGGCCCAGGAGGTCATCCGGATCCTGCAGAAGTACAAGGAGCTGCAGGACATCATTGCGATTCTGGGTATGGACGAGCTTTCCGAGGAGGACAAGGTCCTCGTCGGTCGTGCCCGCCGCCTGGAGAAGTTCCTCGGCCAGAACTTCCTCGTTGCCGAGAAGTTCACCGGCATGGTGGGCTCGGTGGTTTCGCTGACGGATACCATCGAGGCGTTCGACAAGGTCACCAAGGGCGAGTACGACCACCTGCCCGAGCAGGCCTTCAACAGCTGCGGCGGGCTCGACGACGTCGAAGCGAACGCGGCGAAGATCGCCGGGAAGTGA
- a CDS encoding F0F1 ATP synthase subunit epsilon, with protein sequence MAEMTVEVVAVEERMWSGSATLVSAQTTEGEIGIMPGHAPVLGQLVEGGIVSITTSEGERRVAAVHGGFLAVTGQKVSVLAETADWSDEIDADEARRVLDDAGSDEVEVARARGRLKAVERA encoded by the coding sequence GTGGCTGAGATGACCGTGGAAGTGGTCGCAGTGGAGGAGCGGATGTGGTCGGGCTCGGCCACCCTCGTCTCCGCGCAGACCACGGAGGGTGAGATCGGGATCATGCCCGGTCATGCTCCGGTTCTCGGACAGCTCGTGGAGGGCGGGATCGTGTCGATCACGACCTCCGAGGGCGAGCGGCGTGTGGCGGCGGTGCACGGCGGTTTCCTCGCCGTCACCGGGCAGAAGGTGAGCGTCCTCGCCGAGACTGCGGATTGGTCCGACGAGATCGACGCGGACGAGGCCCGTCGTGTGCTGGACGACGCCGGATCCGATGAGGTGGAGGTCGCGCGCGCTCGCGGTCGGCTGAAGGCGGTCGAGCGCGCCTGA